One segment of Streptomyces sp. DT2A-34 DNA contains the following:
- a CDS encoding SAV_6107 family HEPN domain-containing protein, which translates to MTSRGTDRATYAPAAADLLHLARQGIRKARTGTPNECFAEAHLAALRTAAAVLATRGRPESTRKRGRIRSAWEVLPEIAPELSSWAEHFGAQATQRARAEAGITGAASPRDAQEMARDADMFLRLVERMLLLPTRANLADRAA; encoded by the coding sequence ATGACGAGCAGAGGGACTGACCGGGCAACGTACGCGCCCGCGGCTGCAGATCTGTTGCACCTGGCCCGTCAGGGGATACGGAAGGCTCGGACAGGCACGCCCAATGAATGTTTCGCCGAAGCGCATCTTGCGGCGTTGCGTACGGCCGCAGCCGTCTTGGCGACACGAGGCCGTCCCGAGTCGACACGCAAGCGGGGGCGCATTCGCAGCGCCTGGGAAGTCCTGCCAGAGATCGCTCCAGAACTCAGTTCCTGGGCCGAGCATTTCGGAGCACAGGCCACGCAAAGGGCTCGCGCTGAGGCAGGCATCACAGGAGCGGCGTCGCCACGGGATGCGCAGGAAATGGCGAGAGACGCCGATATGTTCCTTCGCTTGGTGGAACGCATGCTGTTGCTCCCCACCAGAGCGAATCTCGCCGACCGGGCAGCCTGA